A window from Heliangelus exortis chromosome 17, bHelExo1.hap1, whole genome shotgun sequence encodes these proteins:
- the LOC139803865 gene encoding cytochrome P450 2K4-like — protein MATQSLLQYLGSSSLLCLAAVLVAFLCYFTSLKKSVCRLPPGPRPLPLIGNLNVVDLKKPFQSLTELSKIYGNVFTVHFGPRKAVVLAGYETIKDAFLNHAEEFGERAEIPIFRKMTQGNGIAFSHGEQWKTMRRFTLSTLRDFGMGKRSLEIRILEEVNSLINYFESYHGKPFDTKMILNNAVSNVICSVLFGERFEYDDPVFITLLKMINENTKLLGSPMVLLYNFYPSLGFLSGASKTVLQNISELNAFLQNLFQEHKKELNENDLTGFVDAFLMKQQQESKKPHTMFSNGNLLFSTLDLFAAGTETTSTTVRWGLLLMMKYPEIQRKIQEEMNHVIEPGEMPKLEDRKKMPYTEAVIHEIQRFANIVPMGVSRATPTDVNFRGYVIPKGTEIIPLLTSALNDELHWKTPAQFNPSHFLDADGNFIRREAFIPFSIGRRACLGEGLAKMELFLFFAGLLRKFVFHPPPGVDKSDLDLTADVGFTLNPMPHLVCAVPYE, from the exons ATGGCCACCCAGAGCTTGCTGCAGTACCTGGGCTCTAGCTCActgctgtgcctggcagcagtgctggttgCTTTCCTTTGCTATTTTACCAGCTTGAAGAAGTCAGTTTGCCGTTTGCCTCCTGGGCCACGACCTCTTCCTCTGATTGGGAACCTGAACGTGGTGGACCTGAAAAAGCCATTCCAGTCGCTGACAGAG CTCTCCAAGATATATGGCAATGTCTTCACTGTGCATTTTGGACCCAGGAAAGCAGTGGTGCTGGCTGGATATGAAACCATCAAGGATGCCTTTTTAAATCATGCTGAAGAATTTGGAGAGAGGGCAGAAATACCCATATTTAGGAAAATGACACAAGGAAATG GCATAGCATTCAGCCATGGAGAGCAATGGAAAACTATGAGAAGATTCACCTTGTCCACACTGCGTGATTTTGGGATGGGAAAGAGAAGCCTAGAGATCCGAATCCTGGAGGAAGTCAACTCCCTTATCAACTATTTTGAATCCTATCACG GGAAACCATTTGATACCAAGATGATACTCAACAATGCTGTATCCAATGTCATCTGCTCTGTATTGTTTGGAGAGAGGTTTGAATATGATGATCCTGTATTCATAACTTTGCTGAAGATGATAAATGAAAATACTAAGCTGTTGGGCTCCCCTATGGTGCTG TTGTATAATTTCTACCCATCCCTCGGATTTCTCTCTGGAGCTTCCAAGACTGTGCTACAAAATATCAGTGAGCTGAATGCTTTTCTCCAGAACCTCTTCCAGGAACACAAAAAAGAACTTAACGAAAATGACTTAACAGGTTTTGTAGATGCCTTTCTGATGAAGCAACAACAg GAATCAAAGAAACCCCACACTATGTTCAGCAATGGAAACCTGTTGTTTTCAACTCTGGACCTCtttgctgctgggactgagacTACTTCTACGACTGTGCGCTGGGGTCTTCTTCTGATGATGAAATACCCAGAGATTCAGA gAAAGATTCAGGAAGAAATGAACCACGTCATTGAACCAGGAGAGATGCCGAAGCTGGAGGACCGGAAAAAAATGCCTTACACAGAGGCAGTGATACATGAAATACAAAGGTTTGCCAATATTGTCCCAATGGGTGTATCACGGGCAACTCCTACTGATGTGAATTTCCGAGGCTATGTGATTCCTAAG GGTACAGAGATTATTCCATTGCTGACCTCTGCTCTGAATGATGAGTTACACTGGAAAACCCCAGCTCAGTTCAACCCTTCCCACTTCCTGGATGCTGATGGGAACTTCATTAGGAGAGAGGCATTCATTCCCTTTTCCATAG GACGAAGGGCTTGCCTTGGAGAAGGACTGGCCAAAATGGAGCTGTTCCTCTTCTTTGCAGGCTTGCTCCGCAAATTTGTTTTCCATCCCCCTCCAGGAGTGGATAAGTCAGACCTAGATCTGACTGCTGATGTTGGCTTTACCTTGAACCCCATGCCTCACCTGGTCTGTGCTGTGCCCTATGAATGA